The following proteins come from a genomic window of Bartonella apihabitans:
- a CDS encoding succinate dehydrogenase assembly factor 2, which yields MTGSKVDNSKLNARQRRLVFRAWHRGIREMDLVFGQYVDAHIMKLDEKAMDELEYIMSFEDRDLLTWVTGEVPVPYDVNSPLFRDILDYRTRMDFNA from the coding sequence ATGACAGGCTCGAAAGTCGATAACAGTAAGCTTAATGCAAGGCAACGGCGGCTTGTGTTTCGTGCATGGCATCGCGGAATCCGTGAAATGGATCTGGTCTTCGGACAATATGTCGATGCCCATATTATGAAACTTGATGAAAAAGCCATGGATGAGCTTGAATATATCATGTCCTTTGAAGATAGGGATTTATTGACTTGGGTAACAGGTGAAGTGCCTGTGCCTTATGATGTCAATTCACCGCTTTTCCGCGATATTCTCGATTACCGCACGCGCATGGATTTTAACGCTTAA
- a CDS encoding biotin--[acetyl-CoA-carboxylase] ligase, translating to MSVDSTNRVALAQAHEGKDRLWVVAEEQTSGRARRGRQWNSPKGDLYSSLLLTRNINPINAAQLGFVAGVSLADAVTAFLKKNGITEDVVRLKWPNDMLLKGAKASGILLELERMSENSYALVIGIGVNIIHPFRDAPYPTEALINMGIAVDSATIFSLLSEYWALNYDLFLSPEGPEIIRKKWLDYAAHLGEELTITGNNQTISGIFSGLDDKFNCIITNDRGDEISVSAGDVHFGNVASSSAGR from the coding sequence GTGAGTGTGGACTCCACCAATCGTGTTGCTTTGGCACAAGCTCATGAGGGCAAAGATCGACTTTGGGTCGTTGCCGAAGAACAGACCTCGGGAAGAGCTCGACGCGGGCGCCAATGGAACAGCCCGAAAGGTGATCTTTATTCGAGCCTTCTTTTAACTCGGAATATCAATCCTATAAATGCTGCACAGTTGGGTTTTGTTGCCGGTGTTTCTCTTGCTGATGCAGTAACGGCTTTTTTGAAAAAAAATGGAATTACCGAGGATGTTGTGCGCCTTAAATGGCCGAACGACATGCTGTTAAAAGGCGCAAAAGCTTCCGGAATATTGCTTGAACTGGAGCGGATGAGCGAAAACAGTTATGCATTGGTGATTGGCATAGGCGTTAATATCATTCACCCTTTTCGAGACGCTCCTTATCCGACTGAAGCACTCATAAACATGGGAATAGCTGTAGATAGCGCAACAATTTTCAGCTTACTTAGTGAATATTGGGCTTTGAATTATGATTTGTTTCTTTCTCCCGAAGGACCGGAAATCATTAGAAAAAAATGGCTTGATTATGCTGCCCATCTTGGCGAAGAGCTAACAATCACGGGTAATAATCAAACAATCTCCGGAATCTTTTCAGGCCTCGACGACAAATTCAATTGCATTATTACCAATGATCGAGGTGATGAAATATCTGTTTCGGCCGGCGACGTACATTTCGGTAACGTTGCATCTTCAAGTGCAGGTCGATAA
- a CDS encoding ribonuclease J gives MASGKNNQLVFLPLGGVGEIGMNLGVYGFGPEDNRQWLMVDLGVSFAGPELPGVDLVMPDIRFLENERPSILGLVVTHAHEDHFGAILDLWPKLKIPVYCTAFTAGLLETKRELDYSSYDVPVTLFKAGDQFELGPFAIEAIAVAHSIPEPVSLAIKTSLGTVIHTGDWKIDNEPSLGAPTDEKRFRELGDEGVLALVCNSTNSMRDGVSPTEHDVLKSLTEIISNEKGRVAITTFSSNVGRIISIARAAKEAGRQVLLVGRSIKRSVTVAEELGYLEGIDPFLNEEDYPYIPRDKIVMVLTGSQGEQRAALAKLSRDEMRSLALTAGDTVIYSSRSIPGNERSIIDTQNRLIDMGVKIITDHDALVHVSGHPRRNDLKKMYEWVRPKILVPVHGEALHLAAQTALGRQAGIKTVAEIRNGDMLKLAPEPAEIIDEVPVGQIYKDGNLIGNEDEMGISERRKLSYVGHVAASFLLDKHYNLMEMPEVVTFGLPETDDEGELFDDIISDTIETTIDSIPRARRKNDEVIREAVRRSIRATINEKWGKKPVCTVFIHHSK, from the coding sequence ATGGCATCAGGCAAAAATAACCAGCTGGTTTTTCTACCACTTGGAGGTGTAGGCGAAATTGGTATGAATCTCGGCGTCTATGGCTTTGGTCCGGAAGATAACCGACAATGGTTGATGGTTGATCTTGGTGTCAGTTTTGCAGGCCCTGAATTGCCCGGTGTAGATCTTGTAATGCCGGATATAAGATTTTTGGAAAACGAAAGACCGAGTATATTGGGATTGGTTGTCACACATGCCCACGAAGATCATTTCGGCGCTATACTGGATTTGTGGCCGAAGCTTAAGATACCGGTTTACTGTACTGCTTTTACCGCCGGATTGCTGGAAACAAAACGTGAATTGGACTACAGTTCTTATGATGTTCCAGTCACGCTTTTTAAAGCGGGTGACCAATTCGAACTGGGGCCGTTTGCAATTGAAGCTATAGCTGTCGCACACTCCATTCCCGAACCGGTTTCATTGGCAATCAAAACGTCACTTGGCACTGTCATTCACACTGGTGATTGGAAAATAGACAATGAACCATCTTTAGGCGCACCGACTGACGAGAAGCGGTTTAGAGAATTGGGTGATGAGGGTGTACTTGCTCTTGTCTGCAACTCAACCAATTCTATGCGCGATGGCGTATCACCTACAGAGCATGACGTTTTAAAAAGTCTGACAGAAATAATCTCGAACGAGAAGGGGCGTGTTGCAATTACAACTTTTTCCTCGAATGTCGGGAGAATTATTTCGATAGCTCGTGCAGCAAAAGAAGCCGGAAGACAAGTGCTATTAGTTGGCCGGTCGATAAAACGTAGTGTTACTGTAGCTGAAGAACTAGGATATCTTGAAGGTATAGATCCTTTTCTGAATGAAGAAGATTATCCCTATATTCCACGTGATAAAATTGTCATGGTTCTGACGGGAAGTCAGGGAGAACAAAGAGCTGCTCTAGCCAAATTGTCTCGCGATGAAATGCGTTCACTCGCTCTGACAGCCGGTGATACTGTCATCTATTCATCGCGGAGTATACCTGGTAACGAACGGTCGATTATTGATACACAAAATCGATTGATTGATATGGGTGTGAAAATTATTACCGATCATGACGCACTTGTTCATGTTTCCGGGCATCCGCGACGCAATGACCTTAAAAAAATGTATGAATGGGTTAGGCCGAAAATATTGGTTCCGGTTCATGGCGAAGCGCTTCATTTGGCTGCACAAACCGCTTTAGGACGGCAGGCAGGAATTAAAACGGTGGCAGAAATCCGCAATGGTGACATGCTTAAACTTGCTCCCGAACCGGCCGAGATTATCGACGAAGTTCCTGTCGGGCAAATTTATAAAGACGGAAATCTCATAGGCAATGAAGATGAGATGGGCATTAGCGAACGCCGAAAATTAAGCTATGTAGGGCATGTGGCTGCGTCATTTCTTCTCGACAAACATTATAATCTGATGGAAATGCCCGAAGTCGTTACTTTCGGTTTACCCGAGACAGACGATGAGGGTGAGCTTTTTGACGATATTATTTCGGATACGATTGAAACAACAATAGACAGTATCCCACGTGCAAGACGTAAAAACGATGAAGTCATTCGTGAGGCCGTCCGTCGTTCAATCAGAGCTACAATTAATGAAAAATGGGGTAAAAAGCCGGTTTGTACCGTGTTTATACATCATTCGAAATAA
- a CDS encoding AzlC family ABC transporter permease produces the protein MDKNHWRLFEQGVVACIPTLLGYWAIGFACGAIGAVSGFTILQIFCLSTFVYAGSAQFLFYSMASTGAGLMQIALGVLFINMRYLLINTYMAQYFSHANRLEKLVGGFLMTDETFGVASQYARTHDNVLPFSWLLGLNITAWLSWIVATLVGSIFAASLPDWLKDSLSFSLVGMFIGLLLLGWYASQTKKIDIVVIIVAMAIVTFSHGIIAANPSSIVATLIAATIGMFMLLKSGSNKI, from the coding sequence ATGGATAAAAACCACTGGCGTCTTTTTGAACAAGGTGTCGTTGCCTGCATTCCGACCTTGCTCGGATATTGGGCAATCGGTTTTGCTTGCGGCGCTATCGGTGCAGTGTCGGGCTTTACGATTTTACAGATTTTCTGTTTAAGTACATTTGTCTATGCGGGTTCAGCGCAATTTCTGTTTTATTCAATGGCATCTACAGGTGCGGGATTAATGCAAATCGCATTAGGTGTATTATTCATCAATATGCGTTATCTTTTAATCAACACCTATATGGCGCAATATTTTTCCCACGCCAATCGGCTAGAAAAGCTTGTTGGCGGCTTTTTGATGACCGATGAAACCTTTGGCGTTGCGTCACAATACGCACGTACTCACGATAATGTTCTCCCGTTTTCATGGTTATTGGGACTTAATATCACAGCATGGCTAAGCTGGATTGTTGCAACACTTGTCGGTAGCATATTTGCAGCATCCCTACCCGATTGGTTAAAAGACAGCTTGAGTTTCAGTCTTGTCGGTATGTTTATCGGTCTTCTATTGCTTGGATGGTATGCAAGCCAGACCAAAAAAATCGATATTGTTGTGATTATTGTTGCAATGGCAATTGTCACCTTTTCACACGGCATAATTGCGGCAAATCCATCGTCAATCGTCGCCACTCTCATCGCGGCAACAATTGGTATGTTTATGCTTCTCAAGTCCGGGAGTAACAAAATATAA
- a CDS encoding AzlD domain-containing protein, with translation MMENIGLGIAVATAVTAIIKIVPIMALAHRPFPRLFRYWLNFVPAAVLSAIIVAEILEKPETTSFGISVALLSTIISLIAGMLTRSLFVTVVVSILAYLVFQNI, from the coding sequence ATGATGGAAAATATCGGATTGGGAATTGCGGTAGCAACTGCAGTAACCGCGATCATCAAAATCGTACCAATCATGGCTTTGGCTCACAGGCCGTTTCCCAGACTTTTTCGTTATTGGCTGAATTTTGTTCCGGCGGCGGTGCTGTCGGCTATTATCGTTGCCGAAATTCTTGAAAAACCGGAAACAACCAGTTTCGGCATTTCGGTTGCTCTTTTGAGTACAATTATTTCACTCATTGCAGGTATGCTAACACGAAGCCTCTTTGTGACAGTCGTCGTCAGTATATTAGCTTATCTCGTATTCCAAAACATTTAA
- a CDS encoding ABC transporter ATP-binding protein — MASLLQLVNIDRRYLDSDKPLVILDKANFSLEQGQTVALVAPSGAGKSTLLHIAGLLERPNGGDVVLRGHSCSNLSDNDRTAIRRNDIGFVYQFHHLLPEFTALENVMIPQMIAGLKRSEAADRGLKLLTYLRVGHRAKHRPSELSGGEQQRVAIARAVANAPSILLADEPTGNLDPVTSAYVFQALAALVRQSGLAALIATHNLSLAKQMDRRITLKGGKIIELP, encoded by the coding sequence ATGGCCTCGTTGTTACAACTTGTGAATATCGATAGACGTTATCTGGATAGTGACAAACCCCTTGTCATTCTGGATAAAGCCAACTTTTCACTCGAACAGGGGCAGACTGTTGCTTTGGTTGCACCCTCCGGTGCCGGTAAATCCACTTTGTTACATATTGCCGGACTGCTTGAACGGCCTAATGGCGGGGACGTCGTTTTACGCGGGCATTCCTGTTCCAATTTGTCCGATAACGACCGTACTGCAATACGTCGCAACGATATCGGTTTTGTTTATCAATTCCATCACTTGTTGCCGGAGTTTACGGCTTTGGAAAATGTGATGATACCGCAGATGATCGCCGGACTTAAGCGTTCCGAAGCGGCTGACCGGGGATTGAAATTATTGACCTATCTGCGCGTGGGGCATCGTGCCAAACATCGGCCTTCGGAGCTTTCCGGTGGCGAACAGCAACGTGTGGCTATTGCCCGGGCGGTTGCCAATGCACCGTCAATTCTGTTGGCAGATGAACCGACAGGAAACCTCGATCCTGTTACCTCGGCATATGTTTTTCAGGCTTTGGCGGCTTTGGTTCGTCAATCGGGGCTCGCTGCTCTTATTGCGACGCACAATCTGTCTCTTGCAAAACAAATGGACAGGCGCATAACCCTTAAGGGCGGCAAAATTATTGAACTTCCTTGA
- a CDS encoding lipoprotein-releasing ABC transporter permease subunit: MSTRAKLGSRLRFSSYEWMIAFRYMLPNRKQMFTSVISIISLIGIMLGVFALIVVMAVMNGFRTELLDRILGMNGHLVIQAIDSDFTDYNTLIPRIEGVDGVKFALPVIEGQAMAQGEAAGGTGALVRGLRKQDLDKLTTVTKNIKFGNLDDFDKQDGVAIGSGMAEKLGLSVGSDIRIVTPDGDVTPFGVTPRVKAYKVTAIFTVGMSEYDTIFVFMPLKEAQAFFNLGNKVQSLEIFLNDPDAVDKISPEIEKAVGRQVYSIDWRSRNQAFFSALQVERNVMFFILSLIVLVAALNIISGLIMLVKDKGHDIAILRTIGAKQSAVMRIFIMTGMVIGVIGTVLGLLLGVLTCENIGHIQDFISWLFNVDVFNPQLYFLTKLPARLEWGQTLIVVFMALFLSFLATLIPAWRAAKLDPVQALRYE; the protein is encoded by the coding sequence ATGAGTACGAGAGCCAAGCTTGGTAGCCGGTTAAGATTTTCGTCCTATGAATGGATGATTGCATTTCGTTATATGCTTCCCAACCGGAAACAGATGTTTACATCGGTGATATCAATCATATCGCTGATCGGCATCATGCTTGGCGTTTTTGCATTAATTGTGGTGATGGCCGTTATGAACGGTTTCAGGACTGAATTGCTTGACCGCATCTTGGGTATGAATGGCCATCTCGTAATTCAGGCAATTGATAGCGATTTTACCGATTACAATACGCTCATTCCACGTATTGAAGGTGTCGACGGTGTTAAATTTGCACTTCCTGTGATTGAAGGGCAAGCCATGGCACAAGGAGAAGCCGCAGGCGGAACCGGAGCACTGGTTCGCGGACTTCGTAAGCAAGATCTCGATAAACTCACCACGGTTACAAAAAATATCAAATTCGGTAATCTCGACGACTTTGACAAGCAGGATGGCGTTGCGATTGGCAGCGGCATGGCTGAAAAATTGGGTCTTTCTGTGGGGAGCGATATCCGTATTGTTACTCCCGATGGGGATGTAACACCTTTTGGTGTAACCCCGCGTGTCAAAGCTTACAAAGTCACTGCTATCTTCACTGTGGGAATGTCGGAATACGATACGATTTTCGTCTTTATGCCGTTAAAAGAAGCTCAGGCTTTTTTCAATTTAGGCAATAAAGTCCAATCACTCGAGATATTTTTGAACGATCCCGATGCAGTTGATAAAATCAGCCCGGAGATCGAAAAAGCCGTCGGGCGGCAAGTTTATTCTATTGATTGGCGTTCGAGAAATCAGGCGTTTTTTTCCGCGTTACAAGTTGAACGCAACGTCATGTTTTTCATATTGTCGCTCATTGTTTTGGTAGCAGCTTTGAATATCATTTCCGGATTGATCATGTTGGTCAAGGATAAGGGGCATGATATTGCCATTTTGCGTACTATCGGTGCCAAACAAAGTGCGGTTATGCGTATATTCATTATGACCGGTATGGTAATTGGTGTGATTGGTACGGTTCTCGGGCTTTTGTTGGGTGTTCTGACATGCGAGAATATAGGACATATTCAGGATTTTATTTCATGGCTTTTTAATGTCGATGTCTTCAATCCCCAGCTTTACTTCCTTACCAAATTGCCAGCGCGTCTGGAATGGGGACAGACGTTGATTGTTGTCTTTATGGCGCTGTTCCTCTCTTTCCTCGCGACATTGATACCGGCCTGGCGCGCTGCCAAACTGGATCCCGTGCAAGCTTTGAGGTACGAATAA
- the proS gene encoding proline--tRNA ligase, translating into MRLSRYFLPILKENPKEAEIASHRLMLRAGMIRQQAAGIYAWLPLGKKVLDKVCAIIREEQNRAGALEIWMPTIQSADLWRESGRYDAYGLEMLRIKDRQERELLYGPTNEEVITDIFRAHVKSYKNLPLNLYHIQWKFRDEIRPRFGVMRSREFLMKDGYSFDIDYEGAKAAYNRVFVSYLRTFARTGLKAIPMRADTGPIGGNLSHEFIILADTGESAVYCDKHFLDLTIPPADVDFSDDAAIADIVKQWTTPYAATDEMHDEELWAKVPQSDQIAARGIEVGHIFHFGTKYSLPMHATVMGPDGQEHPVSMGSYGIGPSRLVAAAIEASHDENGIIWPSAMSPFDFGIINMKPGDQKCDELSEKLYQSLINAGFDPLLDDTQERAGSKFATMDLIGLPTQIIIGPKNAAQNEVEIKDRKTGHKEILPFDAALRRLTEA; encoded by the coding sequence ATGCGTCTATCTCGTTATTTTTTGCCTATATTGAAGGAAAACCCCAAAGAAGCTGAAATTGCTTCTCACCGTCTCATGTTGCGTGCCGGTATGATCCGACAACAGGCTGCGGGAATATATGCCTGGCTACCGCTTGGCAAAAAGGTTCTCGACAAAGTTTGTGCCATTATTCGTGAGGAGCAAAACCGCGCAGGCGCCCTTGAAATTTGGATGCCGACCATACAATCGGCTGATTTATGGCGTGAAAGCGGGCGTTATGACGCTTACGGGCTGGAAATGTTGCGCATCAAAGACCGTCAGGAACGTGAGCTTCTTTATGGCCCGACCAATGAGGAAGTGATTACGGATATTTTCAGGGCTCATGTAAAGTCATACAAAAATCTTCCGTTAAATCTTTATCATATTCAATGGAAATTCCGTGACGAGATCAGACCACGTTTTGGCGTTATGCGGTCGCGTGAATTTTTGATGAAAGATGGCTATTCTTTCGACATTGATTATGAAGGCGCAAAAGCTGCTTATAATCGCGTTTTCGTTTCCTATTTGCGTACTTTCGCACGAACCGGATTAAAAGCAATTCCGATGCGCGCTGATACCGGACCTATCGGTGGTAATTTGAGCCACGAGTTTATCATTCTGGCCGATACCGGCGAAAGTGCTGTTTATTGTGATAAGCATTTTCTGGACTTGACTATTCCTCCGGCTGATGTCGATTTTTCTGATGATGCTGCGATCGCGGACATTGTCAAACAATGGACAACGCCCTATGCCGCAACCGATGAAATGCATGATGAAGAGCTTTGGGCGAAAGTTCCGCAATCCGACCAGATAGCGGCAAGGGGAATTGAAGTTGGTCATATCTTCCATTTCGGTACGAAATATTCGTTGCCGATGCATGCTACAGTTATGGGCCCTGACGGACAGGAACATCCGGTATCCATGGGATCTTATGGCATTGGTCCATCACGGTTGGTAGCCGCAGCTATCGAAGCTTCGCATGATGAAAACGGGATCATTTGGCCGAGCGCAATGTCGCCTTTCGATTTTGGTATCATTAATATGAAGCCCGGCGATCAGAAGTGTGATGAGTTGAGTGAAAAATTGTATCAATCACTCATTAACGCCGGATTTGATCCACTGCTTGACGATACACAAGAACGTGCGGGTTCCAAATTTGCAACTATGGATCTTATCGGACTGCCGACACAAATTATCATTGGTCCCAAAAATGCTGCTCAAAATGAAGTCGAAATAAAAGATCGTAAAACCGGTCATAAAGAAATACTTCCATTCGATGCGGCTTTAAGGCGTCTGACGGAGGCCTGA